In Chitinophagales bacterium, one DNA window encodes the following:
- the gatC gene encoding Asp-tRNA(Asn)/Glu-tRNA(Gln) amidotransferase subunit GatC, translated as MEVNKELIQNIATLARLEFKTEAEQEQIRSDLSNMLNMVDKLNELDLDNVEPLIYITDVENVLRADEVRQEISKEQALENAPQKDSDYIKVPKVLSQPNE; from the coding sequence ATGGAAGTCAACAAGGAATTAATACAGAATATAGCCACTTTAGCAAGGCTTGAGTTTAAAACCGAAGCAGAACAAGAACAAATCAGATCTGACTTGAGCAATATGTTGAATATGGTAGATAAGCTCAACGAACTGGATTTGGATAATGTGGAGCCGCTAATCTATATTACTGATGTAGAAAATGTGCTTAGAGCAGATGAAGTTCGCCAGGAAATCAGTAAAGAACAAGCTTTGGAAAACGCCCCGCAAAAAGATTCCGATTATATAAAAGTGCCGAAAGTACTCTCTCAGCCCAATGAATAA
- a CDS encoding ABC transporter ATP-binding protein — protein sequence MNNVIQLKDIHKNYQLGKLMIPALKSINLEIERNEYVALMGPSGSGKSTMMNILGCLDTASSGTYLLNGKDVSNLSEEQLAEIRNIEIGFVFQTFNLLPRLNALENVELPMIYKGMGKKERKARSREVLDMVGLSDRMDHKPNELSGGQRQRVAIARALVNNPSIILADEPTGNLDSKTSVEIMEILNEIHRQGNTVILVTHEEDIAEFAERIIRLKDGVVASDDQKESIA from the coding sequence ATGAATAATGTGATTCAATTAAAGGACATCCATAAAAATTACCAGCTTGGTAAATTGATGATCCCTGCATTGAAATCCATAAACCTGGAAATAGAACGCAATGAATATGTAGCACTGATGGGGCCATCGGGCTCGGGAAAATCGACTATGATGAATATTCTCGGTTGTCTGGATACGGCAAGTTCCGGTACTTATTTGCTCAATGGAAAAGATGTGAGCAACCTGAGCGAGGAGCAACTGGCAGAAATCAGGAATATTGAGATTGGTTTTGTTTTTCAAACTTTCAATCTGCTGCCCCGGCTAAATGCATTGGAAAATGTAGAACTGCCCATGATATATAAAGGTATGGGGAAAAAAGAACGCAAAGCCAGGTCAAGGGAAGTTTTGGATATGGTTGGTTTATCTGACCGGATGGACCACAAACCAAATGAACTTTCAGGGGGGCAGAGACAAAGAGTAGCCATAGCGCGCGCATTGGTCAACAATCCATCAATTATACTGGCAGATGAACCCACAGGAAACCTGGATTCAAAGACTTCTGTAGAAATTATGGAAATCCTGAATGAAATCCACCGGCAGGGCAATACTGTGATACTGGTGACACATGAAGAGGATATTGCTGAATTTGCAGAAAGAATCATTCGATTAAAAGATGGTGTAGTGGCATCAGATGATCAAAAAGAAAGCATCGCTTAA
- a CDS encoding cob(I)yrinic acid a,c-diamide adenosyltransferase, with protein sequence MKIYTKKGDQGKTSLLGGSRVSKADLRIESYGTVDELNSYLGLLRDHLGEDDQQSANLLIVQEVLFSIGAQLANDPEHSKFEPPKIKADSIEQLEIWIDEMEQELSPMRNFILPGGHIIVSHCHIARCVCRRAERAAVRLQEYSKVDVLILSYLNRLSDYLFVLSRKIAKNNNAPEIPWKPRG encoded by the coding sequence ATGAAAATATATACCAAAAAAGGAGATCAGGGAAAAACCTCATTGCTGGGCGGAAGCCGTGTGTCAAAAGCCGACCTCCGTATAGAAAGCTATGGTACTGTTGATGAATTGAACAGCTACCTGGGATTGTTGAGAGATCATTTGGGTGAGGATGATCAACAAAGTGCAAATCTATTGATTGTACAGGAAGTGCTTTTTAGTATTGGGGCTCAATTGGCCAATGACCCCGAACATTCTAAATTTGAGCCTCCTAAAATAAAAGCTGACAGCATTGAGCAGCTCGAAATTTGGATAGATGAAATGGAGCAAGAACTCAGTCCAATGCGCAATTTTATTTTACCCGGTGGGCATATTATAGTTTCTCATTGTCATATAGCAAGATGTGTGTGTCGCAGGGCAGAACGCGCTGCTGTTAGATTGCAGGAATATTCTAAAGTGGATGTGTTGATTTTAAGCTACCTCAACCGACTTTCCGACTATCTTTTTGTGCTTTCCAGAAAAATAGCAAAAAATAACAATGCACCTGAAATCCCCTGGAAGCCTCGTGGATAA
- a CDS encoding DUF2795 domain-containing protein, whose amino-acid sequence MYWTLELASHLEDAPFPSMKDELIDYAIRSGAPVEVIENLQELEDEGEIYEGMEDIWPDYPTSDDFFFDEDEY is encoded by the coding sequence ATGTACTGGACATTAGAATTAGCGTCACATTTAGAAGATGCTCCTTTTCCATCTATGAAAGACGAATTGATTGATTATGCCATTCGGTCCGGTGCTCCTGTAGAGGTGATTGAGAACTTACAGGAACTCGAGGATGAAGGTGAAATCTATGAAGGAATGGAAGATATCTGGCCAGATTATCCAACTTCAGATGACTTCTTTTTTGATGAAGATGAGTACTGA